The segment GAAGAATAGTTCTCTATAGATCATGAAATACTGATGTACAAATTGTTAAATTTAAAGTCACACAGGCAAATGAAGAATAGTTCTCTATAGATCATAAAATACTGATGTAAAAATTGTTAAATTGAAATTCACACAGGCAAATGAAGAATAGTTCTCTATAGATCATGAAATACTGATGTACAAATTGTTAAATTTAAAGTCACAGAGGCAAATGAAGAATAGTTCTCTATAGATCATGAAATACTGATGTACAAATTGTTAAATTTAAAGTCACACAGGCAAATGAAGAATAGTTCTCTATAGATCATAAAATACTGATGTAAAAATTGTTAAATTGAAAGTCACACAGGCAAATGAAGAATAGTTCTCTATAGATCATGAAATACTGATGTACAAATTGTTAAATTTAAAGTCACACAGGCAAATGAAGAATAGTTCTCTATAGATCATGAAATACTGATGTACAAATTGTTAAATTTAAAGTCACACAGGCAAATAAAGAATAATTCTCTATAGATCATAAAATACTGATGTaaaaattgttatttttaaaaTCACACAACCAAATGAAAAATAGTTTTCTATAGATCATGAAATACTGATGTAAAAATTGTTTAAAGTCACACAGTCAACTGAAGAATTGAACATCAAATTGGGTTTGTTGAGGGAAATGATTGACTCTGTTTGGATTTGTTAGGGAGTGACTATTGACAGAGAGATTCGAACTGTGGACGGTGAGTGGAACGAATTGAAATATGGTCCCTGCACCGACCGTTTAGAAAAGTCTTGTTTCCATAGTTGTGTGCACATGCTGCAATTCGTATTTGACCGGGTCAAGCGTTTGAATGGGGAATTTCTGGTTAAAAAATGCGAAAAAATTATGAAGACAATATAGAGCTGACACCACTGATTTTCAGTCGTTgaattttatttttcttccttAAATAAATGTTGCATACAatagtttatttattaattttttgatggAGGTCATTCACAAATTATTTTTGGCTACTATCTTGACTTCATTTCTTTTCAAGTTGTTGGAGCCATGCATTCAATAATATTTGATATATGGTAGGTTCATTAAAAACCATTCAATTTCAAATGACAATAGTATaattttgaaaaattgaatgatagaATTCAATGGAGAATTGATTTATTAATGtgttataaattttgatgtttttgtttagTTTATAAGAATCAAGATCAAAGGCTATCTACAAACCAAAACTTAAGGTAGTCATTATAATTGCGACAAACACTTTAATATCACTATTTTGTATGATTGTCTTTTAAAACACCATTCAATTTCAACTTTGACAAGGTCGGATAAGGGCATCTCTATTGAGTAAGTTGATAATCTAGAAGGTTGttattaaaagagaaaaaaaaggaagAAGCAATAAGAATTCCAATTTTGATTAAATTTTGATATCCCACCAAGAATTTAGTTGATAATCATGAATCTAAACAAATTTCTTTTAGATTGACCATTTTGCTATCCCAAACCTATGGAATATATAGTCTAATATATTGAAAATCGTTGCACCAAATATTCCAACAAATCATGCCATGACCAATATCATAATAAATATTAAGTATAGCTTCAAAGAAGGCCACAATTGGTTCACAAGAGAGTCTTGGATAGACTCAATTTTTTTTCTAACAAATCACACTATAAACACTAAAGAAAATTGGCAAAAGGGAAAGCCGAAAGATGTCTACTGGAATCGACAACCCCTACTTTTTTAAGATCATGTTGATGAAAAAGTTTATCTATTTAGATGCAAGCCACATGAAATAATTAACCCTATGCCAACATTTAGGATGCTAGATCCTTTTCCAAAGCTTAAAGTTCTTAACTTTTTAGTTATCTTCCATGAGAGTTTTATAATCATCTTACACAACATAGATTCTAGAATCTTTCAAACCCTATCCAAAGAAAATTTGTCTATCTAAAGAGACCTTCAAGGATGCTAAAATATAAGCTAAACAATCAATAAGAAGGGATTGTTGACCTAGCCAAAGATCTTTAAGTTTTCACTTCCAAATCTTCACACCATCCTACATAACTACATATTGAAATTCAGAAACATAAATCTAGTCAactttaatgcattttttttttttaattcaacgaGATTAGGCAATTCCGCACAAAGAGGGTTATATTGGTCTTATGTGTCATACCAAAAATTAATTAGGTCCCTAGTCCCCAAAATCTAGAAAAGGCCAACTTTAATTAGACTACTACCAAATTTtataattttgaatatttgaaaatctCTACTAAGGGTTGGCATCCTACGGATGAAAGTTGATTCTCCATATTCAAATAGTTGAGCTTAATAATTTTTCCTATAAGGCCTATCCTCCATGCACCATTtccaatttaatttaaaattaagagcTATATTATTCTGATtttaccaaatatatatatattttttgaattttcttttcaaaaaatctTTCTCATCTTACAGTCTTAATCATGAAGGATGCTTTTTAGAGCTACACGAGTCATAATAAATAAAGAGAGCTTGAATAACAACTTTAAGAAGGATTATATAGCCACCCAAAGAGTGGTATATTTGTGTATAGTGATTGATGATGTTGAATAGAATCTAATATAATATTTTAGTATTTTTACCCAAGACAAGTATGATAAATAAGTATACTCATATATTTGAAAGGAGGAGAAGCAACttggaaatgaagaacataagcaATATTTTCAATGTCAAGGTCATTGATGTAGAGTTACATTTCTCAGATGTCTAAAAGAAACTCTAAAAGTTGCCTCTTGTAATGAATTGGTACATTGGAGCCAATGTACTCACATTTATATGGGGAACCAATCAATGCTTTGACTTCAATAGaccaattatttaaattttatcttaaatattgaAAACGTTcacaaaattcaaacaaaaatgaaCATTTGAACTTGAATCCCTCTTGAAAAAATTGTCATAAATTTTCAAAAGACCCTTTATTTTAAGAATTAAGACTTATaatttcatttatttgatttaatcaGAGTGCTCAATAGGCATCATGTGCTTTTTATAATCTGTATAAGGAACTATTATCACAGTTCTAACATATAATTGTTCAATAATCAATGAGTTAGTCTATTAAAAAACTAGAGACCCATTATCCAAGAGCCTTATTCTAATGCCATGGAATCTATGATATCAGACCATGATGAATCACATAATAATTCCAAAATAGATAATAAACAGTTAGTGCAAAAATCTTCGAGTAATGTTACAGAATGAGAAGTCAAGAATCTATGTCTATTCCATTACTAAGAAAACACAGTAAAATAATCTGTacattgatgatgaaataacaaTAGCTTCATTGTTTGTCAAGTCTAGTCCTACATTTCCTTTTCAAGCCAAACAACTTGAACCCATTTCGTTTTTCTACAATGGTCTCCAACCTGGGCTTCCAAGTCTGCCCTCTGACTTTTACCATCTGTTGATAATCCTTCTGCAACTGAGGAGTACTACACAGGCCCGAATGACTAAAACAATCATCTTTAGATTGGGTATTCATTTTTCctttttccaaaagcttctgaatAAATTGTGGTAAGATCTTGAGCTGTAAGCGTCCATCTTCTCTCTTCTCTATCTCAAAGGTCTCCACAGACATCACAGAACATCTGCTATGAAGGGGAGAGACAGCTTTGGGGCTTCCTCCTGCTAATGAGGCCAACCAGGCAGCTGACAAAATGCTTCCCTGCATTTTCTCTGgaagaagaaaatagctctgcCCACCTTCCAATTTCTCCCCTGAAGCTAAAACAGGGACTTTTTGCCCAATGTAGAAAGAATTGGCATGGCTTACAATTCTCTGTGGGTACCTCTGCATGAGTTGAGAGGCAGTAATCCCGCGCTCCTCTAGTGCCCCTACACTCCCATCTGAATGAATTACTGAGATTTTACGCACAGGCTTGTGACGAATTCGCCACAGGGAGTTTCTCATTTTGATCATAGATCATGAAACACTGATGTAAAATTTGTTACACAGATTCAAAATCACAAACAGACAAATGAAGAGTTGAACAAGTTTGTTgtaagatcaaattgggtttgttgAGTGAAATGATTTGAGTACGTTTGGATTTGTTAGGATATATATAAATGGTTTATAAGTGTGAATAGTGACAATTCAAAGTTGGCTCCAGAGAGATTCGAACCGTGGACGGCGGATGTGGAACAAGTTATAGAATAAGAGTATTATGGTCAATGTTCCGACCATTTCTGTAAATGACTGGTTTCCATAGTTGTGTGCATGTGCGAAAATTCGAATTTGACCGGGTCAAGCGTTTGAATCGGTAatttctagttttaaaaacatattgcagattttttttttcaaagtcaAAGTCAGCATTATTAGTTGTATAATTTTTTTCTTATGGAAACAAGTTGGAATATATGTCTTTATATAATCGACTACAACAATTTGAGTAAGCATACATCTGAATCACAAGTCATGTCAAAGTCATCTAAAAATAATTgttgtataattttttatttatttatattattatttatggaAACAAGTTGGAATACATAGATGTTGGTATCTCTATCTTTATATAGCAGATTAGAACAATTGGAGTAAACATACATTTGAACTACAAGACTTGTCAAAGCCATCCAAAAATACTTGTTGTATAaaatctaatttaattttttttgatagaAACAAGTCGGAATGTGTAGATGTTGGCATCTGTGTCTTTAGATAGCTCATTACAACAATTGAGTAAGCATACATTGAGCCACAAGTTTTGTCAAAGTCATCCAAAAATAATTGTTgtctaaaataatttaattttttgataGAAAAATGTCAAAATACGTAGATGTTGGTATCTCTGTCTTTATATGGTAGATTACAACAATTTGAGTAAGCATACATCTGAACCACAAGTCGTGTCAAAGTCATCTAAGCGTTGTACTTGATCTGAAAACACTATTGGGGGTATGAACTTTGGTGGATGGCCATACATCACAAGCTTTGACCATTCTCCACATGAAATGTACACCTGCAAAAACACAAATCCGCATAACACGATGATTTTTTGTCAGATTTTTAAAGGTTTTAATAGCACCGTGGAGGAATATTATGAGGACTGGGATGGTGAAAATCACATGAAAATACATCACATCTTGCAAATTTTGGGttttcatataaattatagttTTGTGCGGAGATTAGTCGTATCCTTACATCATATACCATCATCCTTGACAATTGTGCTCAGCCAATTAAACTATAGCCCTTTGACAGATAGTTTAATTTTGgaaaatcaaataataaagatttgATATCATTTATGtgttataaattttgatgtttttgtctACCTTATTGGACTAAGTAGATCAACACTTCTTATTTGTTATCATATACTAAGAAAGTTAACATAAGAATCTTACTCTCATCTAGGGATCTCTTCCCATGGTATTATCTCTTCCTATGGTAGTATTGTTTCTTAAATTTGTGAGCTCAACAATTCAACAAGGATACAAATTTAATGAGTTCAATGGTTTAGAAGTTTGAATCTCAATGGCAATATTAACATTATCATTTAATAAACGATTACACTACACTTTTATTGACAAGAAATAATAAATATGAATTGCGATGTTTCATTTTATTTATTGAAGAGTTATTTTATATTTAACTTCAAAgagttattttgttttatttacttaagagttattttatagattagatattttttaatatatgttgattGCATTTTAGTTTTTATGTAGACGATCACAACATCATGATTTGTACATTGTTACCATTGTTAAAAGCCTCTCAATGTAATTAAaagataataaatatatatttatgttttataacttaaaagaaaaaaaatattaaaataacaagTGATCACAATATGTATGCCTATCTTAATAAATAAAGAGAGCTTGAATCACAACTTTAAGAAGGATTATATAGCCACCCAAAGAGTGGTATGTGTGTGTAGTGATTGATATGACGTTAAATAGGATCCAACATAATATTCTAGTATTTTTACCCAAGAAAAGTAGGAGAAATAAATATACCCATATATTTGAAAGGAGGAGAAGTGACTTGGAAATAAAGGACATTAGCAATATGTTCCTAAAGATGAGGGTAAGCATGGAAAAATAAAATTTGATACTATTATCCCTTTAAGAGTTTGATCAAATGCATTGATATAAATGTGAAGAGCTCACCTAAGAGTAGTATCTTCCTCAAGTGGATCCATACCATGGATAATGTGAAATGAAAAAATAGAGCTAGAATACTTAAGGTGTTCTAAAACCCCATCAAGTCCTTCTACCAAAATTAGAAAGAGATGTAGAGAGAGGACTACCTTGATGTAAACCTCTAttaaagtgaaaaacatcaaaaggGTTCTCCAAGCCATTTATAACCATAGAAAATAAAGGAGAGGCAAATCATGCCATGATCCATTCAATCcaattatcatcaaaaccaaatgcATCTAAAACATCTTCCAAAAAATTCCAACAAACCCTATTATAATCCTTAGAAAGATCAAGTTTCATGAGCATATAATCTTTCTTTTTAACATGCATAGAGTGAATGGATTCCTAGACAATAACAATACCATCGATGATTTGGTGACCTTAAGTAAATACTCTATTTTGGAGAAATGATAGAATGAACAATTTTAGGACCTCTTAACAATAGTATTGTGAAAAAAATTCTTACAAACAAGAATACAAATAGGTTGAACACACGACAAATTCAACACATGGGATCTTTCTTAGGATTCAAagctatttaatatttattaagggattttaattttttttatgtgcACAATTCttgaaaagaatttgaaatgttatcTTTTTGAATAGCCCAAAAAGGTTGAAGCATGTTAATTGAAAAAATATTTGGACTTGGAGTTTTATCTTTTCCATCATAAAAATAATCTTCTAAAGTTAGTTCACCTATGTAAATATGTTATGGTGTAAATAGCGTCTTTATACATCTACTTTGGAAATCACCGTTCTAGAATTGACTTATTCACATTTAGCTTAAGTTTACTTtggattttttatgcttttgtatTACCTCATGTGGTTGAGACATGTGTCCTCATAATTGGAGTTACCTAGTACATGCATACTTGACACTTGCTATCACTAATGTTATTTTAGTTAGACAAGTGTTTTACTTTTGGAGGGGTAGTTAGTTATTATGTTATACCTTCCTACCTCCTCTATCTTGCCTAGATATATGCAAGGCACTCATTGTATATTTCCACACTCTTCAATTGTATGATAGACATACTATTGTGCATAATTTTTTTCACTTGTGGAAGGTCCATTTGAGCTTTTAGATATTGGCGTTCTCCAACAATAGAGTCATCAAGGAATAAATTATCATTAGGTGAGATTGTGAGGAAGAAAAGGTAGTAGAATCAACTTGTAATAGTAAGAGGACTAatgtataaaaagaaaaaaaataggtctgaattattattaataatgtatataaatacatataaaagCATAAATAAAACACCATACAATAAAAATGTTATGTGAGAAAAACCTTTTTGGGAGAAAAAGCTTCACACTCCAAAAATTTctcaatgtattatcaaatcaaacaaGATATTACAACACACTTGAAGAGAAATATTTTATAGGATTTTCACCAAGATCAATTTCTAGAGTAATTTTGATGATATTTAGACAACTGCAAATTCATACAAATAGAATTATAATGCCAACACTCAATTTATAGTCAATGATCAACCTAAAAACcataaatgattttacaaataatttgTTAAATCCACCTAGTGGTATGATCCCAACCAAAATGCTAAATCCAATGTCTACCTAAGTAGATTCTACATTTTGgcttaaaaaataaatcatttatgtaTTTGAAACTATTAATTTGGCTAACCCACTTACACAACCAAATTATCATAACCCCACCATTCAAATAATACTGTTGCATGATAAGTGTACACAAATACCATAATGATCCTCCTTTATTTTTGGCTCTTACACATCATAAGGATTTGTCATACACCTATTATAGGATCCCAAAAAAGTAGGGCATTTAATTTATGTtacaaatatgaaaattaaatatttCTCACAACCACTTGCAACGGATTTCCACATGGCCTTGAATATGCCACCACGAATTTCAATATCCCATTTTGGCTAGAGCaccatttaaataatattaataaaaaaatataaaaaaataataaacaattaaaATAGCAAATCTAAGAATTTTGCAAAATTGAAACACCTTAATTCTTATAATTCTTCCACTTGTTGAATATTTAGCAAGAGTCAAAAGGAAACATATCATAATGGAATCTAATTGCTAAGGGCTCATATATTCTAAACACCGTATGAATTTCTCTATGCTCACATCATTTAGCAAATGCATGTACAACATTCAACAAACTTTGGAATTTCTTTAATTTCATCCTTTTATCTTAAACTATGACTTTAACAAAATGATACTACACAATTAAGTGTTTGGTTCTTGCATGAAATGCCAATTCTTTACTAAGAAAATTGAACTTTTATTGTTACAATAAAGAGTAACTAAACTGTAATTTAGTTCATTTTAACAtaatattttcaaccaaaattttcttTATAATATGAGTTGTTGTCATATACTTTACCTCAATAGTGGACAAAACAACCATTATATGTGACATGCTCATCTAACATATTGAACCACTGTTTATAGAAAACATATATGAATTGGCGGATCTTTTACTATTGACATCTCTAACCCAATCTAAATCCATATGACCATGAATATCCAAATAATTTCTATCTCCTCTAAAATTACCAAGATAACACAAGGAATACTTCGAGGTACCTTGCAAATGTTTAATAGACTCTTTTTACATCCAAAAGAATTCATCTAGGATTAGACATAAATATATTGATAACTCCAATTGCTTGGGCAATGTGTGATCTAGTACAAACTATAAGATACATTAAACTTCTAAATACACTTTAGTAAGGTAAATTTTCCCATGTACTTCATCTTAGAAGGAGAAAAATGGTATTGTGTAATAGATAGTTTTATCCCCAAATTAACAATGTTGGAATCCCATTTTGATTATGTCCTCTTTTCCTAGTCATGCCCCCTTAATGTATCTTGGATTTGTTTAGCCCATTATAGATAATCAATATTAGATAGTTTCAAATAGGTTTTCCTTGGCAAAGGTTCACTGGTCATTGTTTACTGCAATGTCTTGTTGATGGTTTAGTGGGAGATGTGGATATGATTGGTTTCCATAGTTGTGTGCATGTGTTGCAATTTATTTTTGACTGGGTAATTTCTAGTTTTAAaaaattattgtaaattttttttcaaagtctAAATCAACATTAttagttatattttttttttatggaaacAAGTTGGAATAAGTATACGTTTattaaatggattgtggaaatctcttagctTTGAACAAGTTGGAATACAACTCTAGATGTTGGCATTTCTGTCTTTAAATAACAAACTACAACAATTTGAGTAAGCCTACATCTGAACCACAAGTCATGTCAAATTCATCCAAAAAcacttgtatatatattttttattattatttatgagaACAAGTCGGAATACTTATATGTTGACATCTCTATctttatataatatattacaaCAATTTGAGTAAATTTACATTTGAACCACAAGATG is part of the Cryptomeria japonica chromosome 10, Sugi_1.0, whole genome shotgun sequence genome and harbors:
- the LOC131077186 gene encoding uncharacterized protein LOC131077186, which codes for MIKMRNSLWRIRHKPVRKISVIHSDGSVGALEERGITASQLMQRYPQRIVSHANSFYIGQKVPVLASGEKLEGGQSYFLLPEKMQGSILSAAWLASLAGGSPKAVSPLHSRCSVMSVETFEIEKREDGRLQLKILPQFIQKLLEKGKMNTQSKDDCFSHSGLCSTPQLQKDYQQMVKVRGQTWKPRLETIVEKRNGFKLFGLKRKCRTRLDKQ